The DNA segment ACTTATCCTCAAAAACAAAATTTCCCTGATTCTGGTAGATTCTTATTGAGGAATTAGTCGCAAGTAAAAAGTCATTATCACCATCATTGTCATAATCTCCTGGTTCAAGAATACCATTTTCAGTTGTCAGATAATCAATTGTTGTTTTGAGCAGAAATGTATTGTTGGTCTGGTTTCTGTAAACCATGACTGTGTTTCCAAGAGTAGCAGAGAAACCATTAAAAATGATATCAAGATATCCATCATTGTCAAAATCTGTCCACAGTATTGTTGTTTTGGTGTAGTTATCGTAAACGGTAGGAACCGGAGTCAGAAAAGCACCTGTCTGATCAGTAAATACATTGCTTCCGTTATTATTGTAAATTTTTGCAATGATTATATTGTCAGACCCTGATCCGGCGAGAAGAATATCCATATCTCCATCATTATCATAGTCCCCCCATGAGGCCATACCAAAACTGATTCCTGGCAGTACGATTCCTGTTTGTTCTGTAAATGTCTGTGCTATTAGTCCGGAAGCTAAAACTGAAAACATCACTATCAGTGACACCTTTCTTATTGAAAGTATTTTCATCTCAGGCAGGTATTTGTATAAGATTTAAAGATAATTAATTCTTATGAAATGTCTAATTAACATTGTTCATATCATGTTTTGAGACAAACAGTTGATGTGGCTGGATGCGAAAGAAGAGGGGAATGTATTATGTATTATAGAAGATAGATGATGTGGAAGAAAGAAGGGGAGAAAGGGAGATTGGGAGAAGAAGTGACAGCAAGACCGCAAGAGTGCAGGACGGATAAGCTATAGGGATTTCAGAAATTCAGTTAGGCTCAGACTGTTTTTCTTAACATCAGTTATCAGCCATCCAGAATTAAGTTCATTCCTGTTGAAATCCTTTACTTTGAAATACCAGCCCGGTATGTCAATTATGTGGTAGGTAACATCTTCAACATATTCATATTTAATTGCTCCTGTCTTTACAGAATAGAAGAAAAGTGTAAGGAAGTCGGGATTATAACTATTTGATGCATAATCCTGAAGATGATCAGTGTCCTCAAGAGCCCGTTTAAGGTTTATAAAGTCTGTTTCATGACTTGTCGGAGGGATGAAGCGTACCATCGAGGTATCTTCCTTAAAAATATCGAACAGATCTCCTTTTGCTGATAAAAGAACCCACTTAATACTTGTTTTTCCAACCTGCTCCTGATTAAGAAAAAGGCTGATAATCTGAGGTTTGCCGTTATAGGTTACCCTTGCTCTGGCTTCAGCTATTATCCCCGGGGAGTGTGAATTAATTAACAGCTGTTTTTCAGTAATTTCGGTGATGAAAGCAGTCCTGGTTTTTGTGTATTCTTCACTGTAATTCTGATTTCCGGTAACCATCCTCGGATCTTTCATATCGAAGAGAAGAGAGACCATCTTATCACGCGGCATCTTTGTCATAAATGCCTGATCAACAGGATTGCCATTAAAATCATTTTTGTAATTAAACCGCCCGGTAAATTCGCTGAACTGTTTTGTGCGGGCAGTAAAGATCTCTTCACCTGTTTTCTGCGGACTGACTAAATTCTGTGCAGATAAGGTATCAGCTGCTGCAGCATACAGAAATAACAAACAGAAGGAAAGACTCCTTCGCAATATGTTTGAAAGACGAATCATCAGGGTGTGGTAGTTGTTTTTGTCTCAGATGCTTTTATGTCGCCAAGGAAGATCTTCCATCTCTTCTCCTTGAAAAACTTATCTTCCACAAGGTCGATAATTATCTCAACCTCTTTTTTGGTAATATCCTTGTAAACAACCTCATCGGCAGTATACCCTGTAAACTCCTGAATAATTGTTGCTGTAGAGTAGTATTTGCCGTCGGGACCTTTTGTAAATTCGCTTACGTAAGCTATGTCGTAAAATTTAATTACCACTCTTGTATATGGGAGTGACTTTAACCTGGCCAGGTATTTTTCCATTGGTCTGTTCACCTTCTGTGTTGTGCCATCAGGCATAATAACTGATATTTCCATCTGGGCACCTTCGTAGAACAGTTTAAGTGCCTCTTTCTCAGCCATATTACGTTTTTCAGCAGGTTGGTCCTTGCTTCCAAGAGTAACTATGTATTGCTGAAATTCCTCAATTTTCTGTTTTGTCTGTTCCTTGAAAACTTCAATGTCAGCGGCACTCAGGTTAATTTCTTCAACCATTGCAGCCTGCTTGCTGGTGACTGCTGTTTTTGTTTGCGCTTCTGCATATAAGCCTGTCACCAAACCCAATACTATAAATAAAACCTTTCTAACCATTTTGCTAAGTTTTTTCATATGCTACTACAATTTGTATGCTAAACTTATTCTGACGCCAAAGTTATTTATTTTTGTTGGTAAATGTTCATGCGTTTTCCCAAACACATCTGTATAGGATTTATTGCCGCTCATTATGTCGGATAATCCCAAAGAGACTTCAGGTCCGATCATTACAGATGTAAAGTATCCAAGCGGGATATTTATTCCGGCTGAAGCATAAAAAGAAATATTCATACCCTTTACTTTTACCTTTTCAGCCTGATTATTATAAGTTCTTTCATAGAATCCCTTGTCTGAGATCCTTTCATACCTGTAACCCAAAGGTTCTGATGGATAATCTCCGATATAATTATAAGTGCCATTATTACTGTATGTTGCAAATGCCGGGATTGAAATCTTAGCTCCGGCCTCACCATAGAAACCTATCTTACCCGGTTCCCCGCTTGTATAGTTAAAAAGAACGGGAATTGTTAAATAGTTAATTGTTACCAGGGAATCATATTCAGCTTCAATAACTCTGAAGAACATAATACCCGGATTATCTACTTCCTCAGAAAGGGTATTATCAGTAAAGAAGCCTGAGAGGCTGTATTTCCCGGAGTATTTGTTTAACTCTAAACCTGACCTTATTGCCATGTTATCATTAAAGAAGTAACTCAATCCTATAGCTCCTATATAACCATAACTGGTATTGGTATTCCATGCAACAGAATTATCATCCAGTGTCAGCGAAGATATATTTTCATTCTTAATACTTGTAACCCCGAATGAACCGGTTACTGTCAGTCCCCAGCCTTTTCTGGTAACCGGACTTATAACCATTGAAGGTTTCTTTTCGAGCATCCCCTGAGGCGTATCTTCGTAAAAGTTAACAGAGGAAATATCGACACTGTTAATTTTGAAATTAATATATGTTTTCCCTGAAATATTAAATGAGATCTTGAATATCAGTGGGAACATCTCCCTGTAAATCTCTTTACCCTTATAGTTTCCCGAGAAAAATTTATTGGCATCAACATAGGTATAATAGCTATCATCCTCAGCCTTCATTACCTTTCCGAATTTTGCGGAATCTGAATTGATCTTCAGGTTTTTAATACCGTCAGGAAAATCTGCCACGTAGTTCTTCAGGTAATCCTGAACAGATATCAGTTTTACTTCAGGTTGAGGCATAATATCATTATAAAGCTTTGTCTCGGCACTCTGAAACAGTTTCTCAAAACTCGTTTTATAGAATTCTTTGTCTTCTGCAGCTTCCTGAGGATCACCCAGTAATGACAGGAAGTTTGTGTAATCCTGTAGAATGATTTTTATTTCTGTATAAATCTTTTCAAGTTCTTCAACACTAAGATCTTCACTGTTTACTTCTTTAAGGGCCTGTGAATAATCCACGACAACATTTGATGAAGCATTTCTGATACCTACAATCCTGAAATTTGTATAGTTTTTATTCTCCAGACCGAAAGCTATCCTGAAAGTAAGCTCTTCCTGATTCTTATTTAATGTCTCGTTGAGGTAGTTGCCATTTATTGATTTCTTAACCATCAGATCTATGGAGTACACAGTCTCCTCGTGCTGTAAGATCTCCCCTACAAGGGCATTGGCGAAGTCCATGTTAATTGTCACACCATCGGGGTACCAGAGGATAATATTTGAGGCATAAGTTTCAGCCTCATAGAACTCGCTCAGTTTATGAGTAGGATCAAGGTCATTGAAAAGAAGAACCTGTCTGTTTACAAAGAGTTCAAGGAAGCTCTCTGATCCGCTTTTAGCTTTATCAATGTCTGTAATGACAGACTCTCCCATCTGGTTAAGAACACTCTGATAGGTTTTAAGCAGCTCAATTGCATTGGAATAAATTATTGCTTTCTCCTTTTGAGAAAAGTCAACTCCTTTAAGGACGGACAGCTGAATTAATACTGCCAGCAGAAATAATAGTAATTTACGGTTCATCTTTTACTATTCAAGAATTAATTTCTCAACTTTGGAATACTTATCAAGTTTTATATGCATCAAATATAATCCTTTTCCTTGTCCCGAGACGTCTATCTTACTGAAAAAATGAGTAGTTGACTTGTCAAATTTAAGAGAGAGGATCTTTCTCCCATCCTGCGATAATATGTCAACTGTAATCTCTCCGAACAGCTCGTTATCCATCTCAATTGTGAAGAGACCTGAAGTAGGATTAGGATAGATCTTCATTCCGTTAAAAGGATCAGTGTCATCAATACCGAGGATCGTTGATATCAGGGGAATTTTGATTGTATCGCTCAGAGTATAGCAGCTGTTAGACCTGGAGATACTAAGATTATATTTTCCCAGTTGCCGGAAGGCAGCATAGTAGTATTTATCAGCACCTGGAATCAGAGTACCGTTATAAAACCACCTGTACTTAATGTCCGGACCGATAATGCTTGATGCAAGATACCATGAATTTGGTCCCTGTGCAAAGATTTTAGGTTTTTCTGCAGCCGGGGCAAAAAATACATTAATGGAATCAGATTTGTTAGAACAGTTATTAACCGAGGTCTCAACAAAGTAGTAACCCTGTTCAAGCAGACCTTCAACGAAATTTTTTGAACTCACGGCAGCGCCGTTTCTGTACCACTTATAACTATAGCCTGCCATATTTTCCACGCTCAGCTTTACAGGGGTTTCTCCGAGGCATTTACCTTCAGAATAATTTCCTTTATCTATAACAGGTTTCTCAGGCTTTTTGTTTACCACAACTGTAATTGCGTCAGTTTTCGCAGAACAGTTATCCGAATTTGAAATCAGAAGAGAGTATACGCCTGAACTGAATGCGGTATAATAACTTGAATTAGCCCCTCCAAGATCATCTCCCGATCTTGACCATTGGTATTTATAACCGGTAATCGACGGGACACTTAGTTCCACACTTTCACCGGTGCAGATAGTTGCAGGTCCGTTTTTACTTATTGCAGAGACAACTGGTTTTGGATAGACCACAACTGTGGGTGAGTTAGTTGATTCAGCAAAACATCCGAATGAATTTGTAACTGCCAGTGACCAGATGCCCCCTGTCCTTACTACTATTGAATTCAGATTATTACCTGCTGCACCGCCATTCAACTTCCACTGATATGAATAGCCCGCGATATTTGATGCACTTAATATAACCGAGTCACCTTCGCAGAATTGAATAGGTAATGGTTTGCTGTATAATATTGATGGAGGGGCAGGAGCTGTTAAGGAATTAACAGTAACCTGTTCTGTTTTGATGATGCATCCGTCGGAATTTGATACGTTCAAAGAGTATACACCCGAGTTTAGTGCTGTAAATTTATTGGTTGTTGCACCCTGTATATCTGAACCTGAATTTTGCCACCGGTATAAATAGGTTGCATTGGCAGGAACGCTTAGTTCTACACTGCCTCCCTGGCAGAATGTTGTAGGCCCGCTTTTACTTATCGTTGATGATACTGGTTTTGGGAATACTTCAATTGCCGGGGCATTGGCTGAAGTGACAGAGCACTCCGCCTGATTAGTTATTACTACCGACCATGTTCCTGAGGTTTTGGCTGTAACGGAGCTTAGGTTCGAACCTGTTAAGCCTCCGTTAATCTTCCATTGATAATTATAACCTGTTGTATTTGTAACGCTTAATACAACTGAGTCACCTTCGCAGAATTGAAGCGGTAAGGGTTTGTTATATGATATTGTGGGCGCTGCTGGTGCTGTTAAAGTATTTACTGTTACAAGTTCTGTTTTGCTTACACAACCATCTGAATTTGAAGCATTAAGGGAGTATACTCCTGAGGTCATTGCTGTTAATGTATTTGTTGTGGCACCCTGAATATCTGCACCTGTGTTTTGCCACTGATATGTATAGCTGGCATTTGCAGGGACACTTAGTTCCACGCTGCCTCCCTGACAGAATGTTGTTACTCCACTTCGGCTGATTGTTGAAACTGAAGGTTTTGGAAATACAGTGACAGAAATTAAGTTGGAAGAGTTTGCTGCGCACCCTGAAGAGTTGGAGACGGTCACTGAATAATTACCACTTGCTTTGGCAGCATATGAGCTTTTATTAATTCCGACTGCACCTCCGTTAAGTCTCCACTGGAAATCATACCCGGCTGTATTAGCGATGCTCAGGACAACGGAGTCTCCCTGGCAGAATTGTCTTAGTCCTGATTCTGAGATATATGGCGAGGCAGGAGCCGGCAGGACAGTCACATTAGTAATAGCTGAGGTTGCGATGCAATTAGCCAGCGGATTTGTTATTTTAACAGAATAGGCTCCTGAATTCAACTTAACTTTGTATGTGCTTAGATTTGTATTTGTAAGGTCATTATTATCGAGTTTCCACTGATAATTGTATAATGGATTATTCTCTGCAATAAGCTGAACGCTGTCTCCCTGACAAAAAACTGTCTTGCCTGTTACAGAAGTAATTGCATTTGGAATTGCTCCGACGATCACGTCTTTTGCCAGAGTATCGGCACAACCGTTTGATGCAGTTACAATAAGTTTTGTTTTATAGGTTTTAGCTAAACCATACACTTTGTTTATCGGAATAGAGTCAGAAGATGCAGGATCCCCATTATCATAGTTCCAGTTCCAGGTTACTGAACCGGCACCATTACGCGATGAATTATTTACAAATGTTGTAGTTGTTCCAAGGCATACTGTCGTTGCTGAATATGAAGCAGTTGGTCTGGGCATAACCTTAATAGCATGTGTTACTGAATCTCTTGTCCCTTCACCGTCAGTTATAACAAGGGTAATGTTGCCAGTTCCGGCATTTGGGAAAACAAAATGAGCAACGGAGTCGGTTGAGAATACTGAATTATTATATTTCCATTTTCGGCTTGCTATATTCTTTGTGGAAGTAGAAAGGTCAGATAATTTAGTTGCAACCTTATAACAAACAGTATCGAATGTGAAAAATGCCTTTGTATTTTTAAGCTCAACAGTTACCGGTGTTGACCATGCACCTCCTGCAAATGCACCATCAACAGCCTGAACGCTAATTGAATAAGTTCCAACAGGCAATTCTTTGAAGATTGTAAAATTATTTAATCCGGCATTTCCATTTCCGGTAAAAAATCTTCTCCCTGTTGTAAGATCACTGTTAGGAGCATTCAGAATCTGACTACCCCTTCTAAGAATAACATTGTAACTTAAATTGGGAGTCTCATCACTTGTAACCTTATCCCAGGTAATAACCAATTGCCCGGGCTTAAGTGTTGTCTGGATATTGACAGGTGCAGATGGTGCTCTGTTTGCAATAAATGAACCTGCCTTCATAATAATATTGTTCCTTATAATATTTACAAAAAAAGCATAATCAGTTTCTTTCCTTTGTGCCGATGTTAACAGATCCATATCACCATCGTTGTCATAATCCCCCCAGAGTACTGATCCTTCCTCTGAAAATGCCGGATTAAAATCAGGTTTTATTTCAAATATTTTTTCCGGGTATTGATTCTGATATAACCTTTTATATGGATGACTAAATACTTCTCCTCCCGAAAATATGACATCAGGTGCAAAGTCGTTGTTATAATCACCAATATCAAATGAATTCCATGCATCCTGTAATGAAAACGAAATATTATCACTTGTGAAAGCTTTGTTGCCATTGTTATAAAAAATCGCGGTTTTTCCACCGATACTATAAGAGCTGTTTCCGGCTGCCCATACAAGGTCTGGAAAGCCATCCTTATTCAAATCAGAACTTTCAAGACTTGTTTGAGTATAAGATCCGCTGAATTGCAATATGCTTTGCACAGGGAGGAAGCCACTGTTTTTATCGTTTTCATACAGCTTAATTGTATATGATCCGTCGTTGGCTGACCCGGCAATTATAAGATCAGGCCAGCCATCCAGGTTGTAATCAGTCCATTTTGCTGCCCCGTTATGAACGCCGATTAGTGAGATACCGGTTTGTTCGATGAGGGTATAATCTGGGGCTCCGCTATTCATATAAAGTGTTGTAATAGCATCAATGCTTCCCTGCTGGCCCCCAATTACAAGGTCAATATTTCCGTCGTTGTTATAATCGCCCCAGGTTAAAAAGCCATTATGCATGGCAGTCAGGGATTGTTTGAACTCAGCAATACCATTATTTACCTCCCAGAGGTCCGTTGAATTATACTGGCCTGAATACTGTCCGGGATAGTAACCGCACGTTACAAGTTCTGCATTACCATCGTTGTCATAGTCAGCCCAGGCAACACTGCCGAAATAGTTTTTAGGAAGGGTAGTAACCTGTTCTTCAAAAGTATTATTGCCTTTATTTTTAAAAATCCTTATATGATTGTACATCTTCTGAGGGTTGGTAGATGCATCATATACATAGGGATATTCATCATAAACTGATATATCAAGAAAGCCATCATTATTATAATCAAAATAGCTGGCTTTTGGTTTTTCACCTGCTTCAGTCAATGGAATTTCAGGCTGTACACTAAAAGTGCTTGTGCTGAATACACCCGGATTACCATTTCCTGATACAGTCATATAGTTCTCTGATCCGGAATTTCCAAAATACTCAAATACATGAAATACATATGAATATGAGCTGCTGAGATTATTTATAACAACACTATCTCCAGTTCCATTGTAAATGCAATACCAACCTGATGTACCAATCTGGTCTCCATCACCGTAGATATTCGACGCCACGTAAGTTTTGTTATTTACCGGCGAAGCAGTTCCGGCTGTTCCTATTTTGCAGAACACTGCTCTCTTAGTTCCGTTTCCTTTAGTCCATTTAAGATTTAATGAGTATTCATTCAGGATTTTGGCTGTTAAACCTGAAGAAGGGACATCCACTATTGTAAAAGATTTTTCATCAGAAAAGGCGCCTCCTTTGAAACTGTTATCTATTGCCTGTACACTCCAGTAATAAGTCCCTTTGGGCAGCTGCAGAAATTTTGAAGTACTTGTTCCCATATTCCCGGTTTTGAGAAGCTTTCTGGCTCCCGACCCGATTGAACTTGCGGCTATGATATTTGATGCCCCCGGGGCTGTACCTATGCGCAGTTCATAAGTTAATCCGGCTGCAGGTGTTCTATCGTCTGTGCCACTCCATTGAAAGCGTACTCCATTTCCTTCAAGTACTGATGTTGCAGTTGTAATCTTATTCGGATTCAGGTTTGAAGCAGTTACTGTATTCTGAAATACATCCCTATAGGATTCAACCAGATCAAGATTCCCATCATTATTTACATCGAAAAGGTCAGGACTTGCTCCTGAATTAGGAAGATTATGAACAAAAAGTTCAGAGAATGTTCCATCTCCGTTATTCCGTAATACTTTAACAATGCCATCTGTTTCGTTATTTTCCACAGATATCAGTATATCATACAACCCATCATTATCTAAATCAGCAACTCCTTTCTGCCTGTAACTGCAATTATAAAACCCTGCGATAGTGTCTGAGGTAAAATTATTTCCATCGTTATTTGTACAAAGGATCAGTTTACCTGAATTCTCAGAATTATTTCCATTTAGCAAAATATCCATTCTCCCGTCAGAATTTATATCTGCGATGTCAACAGAACCATCTGTCAGGGCAGGAAGGTTGATTTGGTTTTGCTTCGTAAATTTCCCGTTTCCTTCATTTTTGTACAGGGTACTGTATTGCTTACCATCAAGTGGATTTTTCCCTGTTGCAAAAACATCATAGTAACCGTCATTATTAAAGTCAATCCATTTAAGGATCCCTTCACATGGGAGGAAAGTATTTCCAAACAATTCGTTGTAAATAGTTGAGTTCTTACGGTAGATTTTTATGTCGTATCCATTAGCAGCAGTTGTAAGAAAGTCATTATCAGAGTCATTGTCCATATCAGCCCATTCCCCTGCTAAGGCTGGCAAACCAAAATTAGTTGAGGGTGCAGATGATGAAAATGACCCTGAATTGTTGTAGTACAGGGTAAGTGCGCCAGTCATATCAAGATATCCGTTCATATCGAAATCAACCCAGCCAGTGTAATATTCAAAGGTTGAAGAGAAATATGATACGAAGGAAAATGTATTGTTATGGTTGTTTCTGTAAAGTATCGTTCTTTCACCGTCTCCAACCCTGACAATAAGGTCAAGATACCCGTCATTATCATAATCGGCCCATCGGGGTCCTCCGAATTGTGGAAAATTTGATGTAGAAGGTACCAAAATTTGTTTTGAGAGGACCTGTATCAGAGGAACGGTTCCACCTGTATAGTACTTTACATTAATCCCTGGATTCGAAAATGGAATTATTTTAAAATAATATGTAGTATTGAAGTCTTCATTAATCCATCCATTATAAGACTGAATTCCTTTTGCAACTCTGATAATCCCCGTGCCATCCCCCAGATCATTGTCATCAGCAGGAAGAACTCCATCAACAGGGTTAATAAATGAGTTTGTTTTTGAAGCATAAATTAAATATCCGTCGGGTATTACGGAACCTGTGGCATCTGTCCAGGTTAAGGTCATTTTATTGCTTACAAGCGATCCGGAAAAATTAGTAACTTGGCTGGCAGGAGGGGGCAGAAATGCTGTTGTCCAGTTTGAGGATCCTCCTGATAATGTAAAGTTTACAATTGCCCCGTGATTTGTCCCTGTTGAACTTAAGAGAGTAGTTAATCCAGTGTTTGTAGCATTGGCAGTACCCTGATTGAAACTGTAATGAGCAAGTAATCCTTTTTCAGTCCCGTTCAATGGTTTATTCAAACTGTCAAGCAGATTGACTTCTGATACCACGCGGTTCCAGATTCTGACCTCGTCAATTTTCCCTGTAAAATATATTGAGGGCCCGGCTCTGACTCCAAGTAAAAGAGCGCTTGGACCCGCATTATATGATATTGAAGTTTGTGATGCGACATTTATACCGTTAACGAACAGCTTGCAGCTTGAACCGTCAAATGTGGCTGCCAGATGTATCCACGCGCCGGCTACTGCTTTTGAGGGAGCTTTTATATCAAGCCATGCTGCCCCGTTCCGAATAGTTACATACGGATAGCTGTCGGCTCCGATATGCAATTCAGCTCCCGTATTTGTTCCTGTATTGAGTGTAGAAACAACAGCCTGATCATTTGATACACCATTTGGCAAAGCCCAGGCTTCAATTGTAAATTTTGCCGGATTAACCGATCCGCAATTCACGTAGTTGGTTGATCCATTGAAGTTCAGGCAATTATCTGCAATAATTGATGGGGTTGTACTTGTAATCCAGTTCGAAGAAGTGCCTGATAATGCAAAATTATTAAGTGTTCCATTATTACTTCCTTTTGCATTAAGCAGAGTATAAATCAAGGTATTTGTTCCCCCGGCAGTACCCTGATTAAAATTGAATGAAGCCAGCAGCCCGGTTTCAGTTCCTGTCATGCTTGAGAACATGTTATTCTTAATATCAGACTGCATACGCTCAGTATTCCAGATTCTGTATTCGTCCATGGCACCTGCAAAATAACGTTGAGTTGTCCATGCCCCTATTTCTGCAGCAGTAAAATTGGCAGGAACAGCAGCCGCAATTGTAACCGACTGAAGAAGAGTGCCATTTAAATAAAAGTTTATTTTCTTTGAAACAGAATTATATGTTACCGCCAGATGATGCCACGTATTAAGGGTTATTGAATTGTAAGCCACTTCAACGGGGGTACTGCCGTTTACAGCTAGCTGTATCCGGGTACTGTTAATCTGAAAATGGACATCTCCCGACACCCAGCTGTTTGTATTGAAAATTCCGTTTAACCCCGGTGAATTTGCAATTGATGTAGCATTAAACCAGGTTTCGATTGTGAATTGGGTAAACCCGCTCCCAAGAGCAGGAACGGCAATATTATCATTTGTACCATCAAACGAGATAGCGTTATTCTGACTTTGTAATCCGTTTGTAAACAGAAACAGGAAAGCAAGAGTTGAAGCCCATTTTATTATGCTTTTTGTAAATAGACAATAACCCTGAGTACTTCCGACAGGGTGTGTGAGATTTTGTTGAGACATCTTTTATCAGATCAGGTAAAATTTTCGAATCTAAAGATGCAAAAATTCTATAAATCCCCAAATGATAATTGCCTTCACCGGCATATATATTTCAACAATTCAATATTTATTCAACTACTATTTTTCTGCTGGTGGAATACTTATCCAGTTGCAGATTAATAATATAAATCCCCTGTGATTGCCCGCTCAGATCTATTTGGCTTGAGAAGTGATCAGTACTCTTTTCGAAGATAATATTTAAGCTCTTTTTCCCTTTTTGTGTGAAGATATCAATTACAAGTTCACCGAATACTTTATTATCCATCTCAATATTAAACATACCAGAAGTTGGATTAGGATAGATCTTAATATCTGCAAACGGATCGCCGGTTGTAATCGATTTTGTTTCCGGTGAAT comes from the Bacteroidales bacterium genome and includes:
- a CDS encoding VCBS repeat-containing protein; amino-acid sequence: MSQQNLTHPVGSTQGYCLFTKSIIKWASTLAFLFLFTNGLQSQNNAISFDGTNDNIAVPALGSGFTQFTIETWFNATSIANSPGLNGIFNTNSWVSGDVHFQINSTRIQLAVNGSTPVEVAYNSITLNTWHHLAVTYNSVSKKINFYLNGTLLQSVTIAAAVPANFTAAEIGAWTTQRYFAGAMDEYRIWNTERMQSDIKNNMFSSMTGTETGLLASFNFNQGTAGGTNTLIYTLLNAKGSNNGTLNNFALSGTSSNWITSTTPSIIADNCLNFNGSTNYVNCGSVNPAKFTIEAWALPNGVSNDQAVVSTLNTGTNTGAELHIGADSYPYVTIRNGAAWLDIKAPSKAVAGAWIHLAATFDGSSCKLFVNGINVASQTSISYNAGPSALLLGVRAGPSIYFTGKIDEVRIWNRVVSEVNLLDSLNKPLNGTEKGLLAHYSFNQGTANATNTGLTTLLSSTGTNHGAIVNFTLSGGSSNWTTAFLPPPASQVTNFSGSLVSNKMTLTWTDATGSVIPDGYLIYASKTNSFINPVDGVLPADDNDLGDGTGIIRVAKGIQSYNGWINEDFNTTYYFKIIPFSNPGINVKYYTGGTVPLIQVLSKQILVPSTSNFPQFGGPRWADYDNDGYLDLIVRVGDGERTILYRNNHNNTFSFVSYFSSTFEYYTGWVDFDMNGYLDMTGALTLYYNNSGSFSSSAPSTNFGLPALAGEWADMDNDSDNDFLTTAANGYDIKIYRKNSTIYNELFGNTFLPCEGILKWIDFNNDGYYDVFATGKNPLDGKQYSTLYKNEGNGKFTKQNQINLPALTDGSVDIADINSDGRMDILLNGNNSENSGKLILCTNNDGNNFTSDTIAGFYNCSYRQKGVADLDNDGLYDILISVENNETDGIVKVLRNNGDGTFSELFVHNLPNSGASPDLFDVNNDGNLDLVESYRDVFQNTVTASNLNPNKITTATSVLEGNGVRFQWSGTDDRTPAAGLTYELRIGTAPGASNIIAASSIGSGARKLLKTGNMGTSTSKFLQLPKGTYYWSVQAIDNSFKGGAFSDEKSFTIVDVPSSGLTAKILNEYSLNLKWTKGNGTKRAVFCKIGTAGTASPVNNKTYVASNIYGDGDQIGTSGWYCIYNGTGDSVVINNLSSSYSYVFHVFEYFGNSGSENYMTVSGNGNPGVFSTSTFSVQPEIPLTEAGEKPKASYFDYNNDGFLDISVYDEYPYVYDASTNPQKMYNHIRIFKNKGNNTFEEQVTTLPKNYFGSVAWADYDNDGNAELVTCGYYPGQYSGQYNSTDLWEVNNGIAEFKQSLTAMHNGFLTWGDYNNDGNIDLVIGGQQGSIDAITTLYMNSGAPDYTLIEQTGISLIGVHNGAAKWTDYNLDGWPDLIIAGSANDGSYTIKLYENDKNSGFLPVQSILQFSGSYTQTSLESSDLNKDGFPDLVWAAGNSSYSIGGKTAIFYNNGNKAFTSDNISFSLQDAWNSFDIGDYNNDFAPDVIFSGGEVFSHPYKRLYQNQYPEKIFEIKPDFNPAFSEEGSVLWGDYDNDGDMDLLTSAQRKETDYAFFVNIIRNNIIMKAGSFIANRAPSAPVNIQTTLKPGQLVITWDKVTSDETPNLSYNVILRRGSQILNAPNSDLTTGRRFFTGNGNAGLNNFTIFKELPVGTYSISVQAVDGAFAGGAWSTPVTVELKNTKAFFTFDTVCYKVATKLSDLSTSTKNIASRKWKYNNSVFSTDSVAHFVFPNAGTGNITLVITDGEGTRDSVTHAIKVMPRPTASYSATTVCLGTTTTFVNNSSRNGAGSVTWNWNYDNGDPASSDSIPINKVYGLAKTYKTKLIVTASNGCADTLAKDVIVGAIPNAITSVTGKTVFCQGDSVQLIAENNPLYNYQWKLDNNDLTNTNLSTYKVKLNSGAYSVKITNPLANCIATSAITNVTVLPAPASPYISESGLRQFCQGDSVVLSIANTAGYDFQWRLNGGAVGINKSSYAAKASGNYSVTVSNSSGCAANSSNLISVTVFPKPSVSTISRSGVTTFCQGGSVELSVPANASYTYQWQNTGADIQGATTNTLTAMTSGVYSLNASNSDGCVSKTELVTVNTLTAPAAPTISYNKPLPLQFCEGDSVVLSVTNTTGYNYQWKINGGLTGSNLSSVTAKTSGTWSVVITNQAECSVTSANAPAIEVFPKPVSSTISKSGPTTFCQGGSVELSVPANATYLYRWQNSGSDIQGATTNKFTALNSGVYSLNVSNSDGCIIKTEQVTVNSLTAPAPPSILYSKPLPIQFCEGDSVILSASNIAGYSYQWKLNGGAAGNNLNSIVVRTGGIWSLAVTNSFGCFAESTNSPTVVVYPKPVVSAISKNGPATICTGESVELSVPSITGYKYQWSRSGDDLGGANSSYYTAFSSGVYSLLISNSDNCSAKTDAITVVVNKKPEKPVIDKGNYSEGKCLGETPVKLSVENMAGYSYKWYRNGAAVSSKNFVEGLLEQGYYFVETSVNNCSNKSDSINVFFAPAAEKPKIFAQGPNSWYLASSIIGPDIKYRWFYNGTLIPGADKYYYAAFRQLGKYNLSISRSNSCYTLSDTIKIPLISTILGIDDTDPFNGMKIYPNPTSGLFTIEMDNELFGEITVDILSQDGRKILSLKFDKSTTHFFSKIDVSGQGKGLYLMHIKLDKYSKVEKLILE
- a CDS encoding outer membrane beta-barrel protein, encoding MNRKLLLFLLAVLIQLSVLKGVDFSQKEKAIIYSNAIELLKTYQSVLNQMGESVITDIDKAKSGSESFLELFVNRQVLLFNDLDPTHKLSEFYEAETYASNIILWYPDGVTINMDFANALVGEILQHEETVYSIDLMVKKSINGNYLNETLNKNQEELTFRIAFGLENKNYTNFRIVGIRNASSNVVVDYSQALKEVNSEDLSVEELEKIYTEIKIILQDYTNFLSLLGDPQEAAEDKEFYKTSFEKLFQSAETKLYNDIMPQPEVKLISVQDYLKNYVADFPDGIKNLKINSDSAKFGKVMKAEDDSYYTYVDANKFFSGNYKGKEIYREMFPLIFKISFNISGKTYINFKINSVDISSVNFYEDTPQGMLEKKPSMVISPVTRKGWGLTVTGSFGVTSIKNENISSLTLDDNSVAWNTNTSYGYIGAIGLSYFFNDNMAIRSGLELNKYSGKYSLSGFFTDNTLSEEVDNPGIMFFRVIEAEYDSLVTINYLTIPVLFNYTSGEPGKIGFYGEAGAKISIPAFATYSNNGTYNYIGDYPSEPLGYRYERISDKGFYERTYNNQAEKVKVKGMNISFYASAGINIPLGYFTSVMIGPEVSLGLSDIMSGNKSYTDVFGKTHEHLPTKINNFGVRISLAYKL